A genomic window from Micromonospora sp. WMMA1947 includes:
- a CDS encoding MFS transporter, translating into MGALIGLSGGTFLYTTAEALPVGLLLPMAVDLAVSPPQVGMLVTAYGAVVMVASVPLTALVRRVPRRRLLSALLAGFVLSTAVTALTSTFALLLVARMVTATTHALFWAVVVPAAAELFRPARRGRVVAVVFAGGTVALALGVPAGTWLGDRAGWRTSFLAVAGLGAVVLVVVAALLPSTRPEDGHAARGATPDARRFWLLVAMAVLATAGAIAAYTYVALFVTEVSGFSAASVGAILFVRGIASVLGILAVGALLDRSPWLALLTTVALQSAALLGLYTFGQRPSVSVGLIALAGLAFAAFTATLGGLVLQVAPGRSDLAAAAVSAAVNVGITAGAFVGGLALPSHGVRATVLIGALLGVAALVLALGERLIPPARPLSHDADFRHASAGGGTSSSSASRPTRV; encoded by the coding sequence GTGGGGGCGCTGATCGGACTGTCCGGCGGGACGTTCCTCTACACCACCGCCGAGGCGCTGCCGGTCGGGCTGCTGCTTCCGATGGCGGTGGACCTGGCCGTCTCGCCGCCGCAGGTGGGCATGCTCGTCACCGCGTACGGCGCGGTGGTGATGGTCGCCTCGGTACCGTTGACGGCGCTGGTCCGCAGGGTCCCTCGCCGCCGGCTGCTGTCGGCGCTCCTGGCCGGCTTCGTTCTCAGCACCGCCGTCACGGCACTGACGAGCACCTTCGCGCTGCTCCTGGTCGCCAGGATGGTCACCGCAACGACCCATGCGCTGTTCTGGGCCGTGGTGGTGCCGGCTGCGGCTGAGCTGTTCCGGCCCGCACGACGCGGGCGGGTCGTCGCGGTCGTGTTCGCCGGCGGCACCGTCGCGTTGGCCCTGGGAGTGCCCGCAGGCACCTGGCTGGGCGACCGCGCCGGATGGCGCACATCGTTCCTGGCGGTAGCCGGGCTCGGCGCCGTCGTGCTCGTCGTGGTGGCGGCGCTGCTGCCCTCGACGCGGCCGGAAGACGGACACGCCGCCCGAGGTGCGACGCCCGATGCCCGACGCTTCTGGCTGCTGGTGGCGATGGCCGTCCTGGCGACCGCCGGCGCCATCGCCGCCTACACCTACGTCGCCCTCTTCGTCACCGAGGTCAGCGGATTCTCTGCCGCGTCAGTCGGGGCGATCCTGTTCGTGCGTGGCATCGCCAGCGTGCTCGGCATCCTCGCCGTCGGCGCGCTGCTGGACCGCAGCCCGTGGCTCGCTCTCCTCACGACCGTCGCACTGCAATCGGCAGCACTGCTCGGCCTGTACACGTTCGGCCAACGGCCGTCGGTGTCCGTCGGCCTGATCGCTCTGGCCGGACTGGCATTCGCCGCGTTCACCGCGACGCTCGGCGGCCTCGTACTGCAGGTGGCCCCCGGGCGCTCCGACCTCGCCGCCGCCGCAGTCTCCGCCGCGGTCAACGTCGGCATCACCGCCGGCGCCTTCGTCGGCGGCCTGGCCCTGCCGAGCCACGGTGTGCGCGCTACGGTGCTGATCGGCGCTCTGCTCGGCGTGGCCGCCCTGGTGCTGGCTCTCGGCGAACGACTCATCCCGCCCGCACGTCCTCTCAGTCACGATGCGGACTTTCGTCACGCAAGCGCCGGTGGCGGTACGTCCAGTTCCTCGGCCAGCCGGCCGACCCGCGTCTAG
- a CDS encoding ABATE domain-containing protein produces the protein METLEGVTRVRLVGGNLALDFINTRTGPPVGSPDGDVLTGYPELVAWSVYAGTLSEPEAEALRRLSRDDPAGSQTAFARSLRIRDDLDDVFRAVAADRSPGRSVLARLRDDEADALGHARLDQGRTFEWTWRDDQTLARPLRPVVHAAVQLLTTGALDRIKGCGGCRFLFHDESKNRSRRWCSMDDCGTSEKMRRYVAARRTRATS, from the coding sequence ATGGAAACACTTGAGGGTGTGACGCGGGTGCGCCTGGTGGGCGGCAACCTCGCGCTGGACTTCATCAACACCCGTACCGGTCCGCCCGTCGGATCTCCGGACGGCGACGTGCTGACCGGCTACCCCGAGCTCGTCGCCTGGAGCGTGTACGCGGGTACGCTCAGCGAGCCGGAGGCGGAGGCGTTGCGGCGGCTGTCACGCGATGATCCGGCCGGCTCTCAGACCGCCTTCGCCCGATCGCTGCGGATCCGCGACGACCTCGACGACGTGTTCCGGGCAGTCGCTGCCGATCGCAGCCCGGGCAGGTCCGTGCTGGCCCGTCTGCGGGACGACGAAGCGGACGCGCTCGGTCATGCACGACTCGACCAAGGGCGTACGTTCGAGTGGACCTGGCGGGACGACCAGACCCTTGCCCGGCCGCTGCGGCCGGTGGTGCACGCGGCGGTCCAGCTCCTCACCACCGGCGCACTGGACCGGATCAAGGGATGCGGCGGCTGTCGTTTCCTCTTCCACGACGAGAGCAAGAACCGCAGTCGCCGCTGGTGCAGCATGGACGACTGCGGAACGTCCGAGAAGATGCGCCGCTACGTCGCGGCGCGACGTACCCGCGCGACGAGCTGA
- a CDS encoding SAM-dependent methyltransferase: protein MDLTPDLDTPSPARVYDYFLGGSHNFAADRALAARMEQAMPDIGHIMRANRAFLRRAVRALVDAGIRQFLDLGSGIPTVGNVHEVAGQAAPDTVVAYVDIDPVAYNHSRRLLADDPRTVVLHADLTQPEAVLGDPTLRDVLDLDRPVAVLLVGVLHQLTTDPAPIIAHYRDRLAPGSYLALSHASSDERSDALALRDTYNQGYANTARMTLRSRSEIERLFTGYTLIPPGLVQLPEWRPDWPVDPDEDPRRFSTYCGVGRLD from the coding sequence ATGGACCTCACCCCCGATCTCGACACGCCCAGCCCTGCGCGGGTCTACGACTACTTCCTCGGCGGGTCGCACAACTTCGCGGCGGACCGTGCGCTGGCGGCCCGCATGGAGCAGGCCATGCCCGACATCGGGCACATCATGCGGGCCAACCGCGCGTTCCTGCGTCGCGCGGTTCGGGCGCTCGTCGACGCGGGCATCCGGCAGTTCCTCGACCTCGGCTCCGGCATCCCCACGGTGGGCAACGTGCACGAGGTCGCCGGCCAGGCCGCCCCGGACACCGTCGTCGCGTACGTCGACATCGACCCCGTGGCGTACAACCACAGCCGACGCCTCCTGGCCGACGACCCGCGGACCGTGGTCTTGCACGCCGACCTCACCCAGCCCGAGGCGGTGCTCGGTGACCCGACACTGCGCGACGTGCTCGACCTCGACCGGCCGGTCGCGGTCCTGCTGGTGGGCGTGCTGCACCAGCTCACCACCGACCCGGCGCCGATCATCGCCCACTACCGCGACCGGCTCGCCCCGGGCAGCTACCTCGCCCTGTCACACGCCTCCTCCGACGAACGTTCCGACGCACTGGCGCTACGCGACACCTACAACCAGGGGTACGCCAACACCGCCCGGATGACCCTACGCAGCCGGTCCGAGATCGAACGGCTCTTCACCGGCTACACCCTCATTCCGCCAGGGCTGGTGCAACTGCCCGAGTGGCGGCCCGACTGGCCGGTCGACCCGGACGAGGACCCTCGCCGCTTCTCCACCTATTGCGGGGTGGGCCGGCTCGACTGA
- a CDS encoding urease subunit gamma, with product MFLSPHEQDRLLVHVAADVARRRRERGLRLNYPEAVAIIVAFLLEGARDGRSVVDLMAAGRTVLGREDVQDGIPEMLREVQVEATFPDGTKLVTVHHPIP from the coding sequence GTGTTCCTCAGCCCGCACGAACAGGACCGCCTGCTCGTCCACGTCGCGGCCGACGTCGCTCGCCGCCGCCGCGAGCGCGGCCTGCGACTCAACTATCCCGAAGCCGTCGCGATCATCGTGGCCTTCCTGCTCGAAGGGGCCCGCGACGGACGGTCGGTGGTCGACCTCATGGCCGCCGGCCGGACGGTGCTCGGCCGCGAGGACGTCCAGGACGGCATCCCCGAGATGCTGAGGGAGGTGCAGGTGGAGGCGACGTTCCCGGACGGTACCAAGCTCGTGACGGTGCACCACCCGATCCCGTGA